A genomic segment from Agelaius phoeniceus isolate bAgePho1 chromosome 2, bAgePho1.hap1, whole genome shotgun sequence encodes:
- the CBR1 gene encoding carbonyl reductase [NADPH] 1, producing the protein MSSVQVAVVTGSNKGVGLAIVRALCRQFPGDVYLTSRDAGRGQAAVAQLQQEGLHPLFHQLDIDDLQSIRALRDFLKDKYGGLDVLVNNAGIAFKVHDTTPFAVQAEVTLKTNFFGTRNVCTELLPLVKPYGRVVNVSSMVSSSALRGCSQELQQKFRSDAITEEELVQLMAKFVEDTKRGVHEEEGWPNTAYGVSKIGVTVLSRIHARLLTEQRRGEHILLNACCPGWVRTDMAGPRATKSPEEGAETPVYLALLPSSADAPHGQFVSDKTVKPW; encoded by the exons ATGTCCAGCGTGCAGGTGGCTGTGGTGACGGGCTCCAACAAGGGCGTTGGCCTGGCCATCGTGCGGGCGCTGTGCCGGCAGTTCCCGGGGGATGTGTACCTGACGTCGCGGGATGCCGGCCGTGGCCAGGCTGCcgtggcacagctccagcaggaggggctgcacccCCTCTTCCACCAGCTGGACATCGATGACCTGCAGAGCATCCGAGCGCTGCGCGACTTCCTCAAGGACAAGTATGGAGGGCTGGACGTGCTGGTGAACAACGCTGGTATTGCCTTCAAAG TTCATGACACCACTCCATTTGCAGTCCAGGCTGAGGTTACACTTAAGACAAACTTTTTTGGAACCAGGAATGTTTGCACAGAATTGCTGCCTCTTGTGAAGCCTTATG GCCGGGTGGTGAATGTGTCCAGCATGgtgagcagctcagccctgcgaggctgcagccaggagctgcagcagaaattCCGCAGTGACGCCATCACCGAGGAGGAGCTGGTGCAGCTCATGGCCAAGTTTGTGGAAGACACCAAGAGAGGTGTCCACGAGGAGGAGGGCTGGCCAAACACCGCCTATGGGGTGTCCAAAATCGGGGTCACCGTCCTGTCCAGGATCCACGCGCGGCTGCTGACCGAGCAGAGGAGAGGCGAGCACATCCTCCTCAatgcctgctgccctggctgggtgaGGACGGACATGGCAGGTCCCAGGGCCACCAAGTCCCCCGAGGAGGGGGCTGAGACCCCCGTTTATTTGGCCCTTTTGCCTTCCAGCGCTGATGCTCCTCATGGCCAGTTTGTCAGTGACAAAACTGTCAAACCCTGGTGA